GCGTCGTCAGCTCCAACGGCAGCCCGTAGACCCGGCCGTCCTCGATGGCCGTGCTGCTCTCGCACCGGAGCAGGGCCGTCCGCGTGAAGGCGTCGCGATGAGGCCACGTCGCGTACCAGGACGTCAGGTCCTCGATAGCGCCCATGGCCCGGAACTCGGCAATCCACTGGCCCGTCGCCGTAATCACGTCGGGCGGGTTGCCGCCGGCGATCATGGTGAGCAGCTTGGCGTGGCCCTGGTCCCACGGCACGGGCATCACTTCCACGCGCAGGTCATCCCGCGAGGCCATGAAGCGGTCGACCTGGCGGGCCAGGGCCTGGTTCTTCACTTCGCCCATCGGGCTGAAGACGGAGACGGCCCGGCGGTCGTCCCCGCCTCCGCAGCCCAGCACGGCCACGCCCGCGGCGGCGGTTCCGCCGAGCCGCAGCATGTCGCGGCGGGTGAGGTGACGGATTCTCCTGAGGGGTCCGGCGTGATGAGGCATCGTGTGGGTTTCGTAGCAGCGAATCGGCCACCTGCGCGGACCAACGCGCTGTCCGCACAGTCGTACGGCGTGGTCTATTGACGAAATATGCCCGGGACCGCGGGTCGTCCGGGACCGCCGCGCTAGGCCGGCGGCCTCGGCGTTTCCGGGCCGTACCGATCCACGTACTTCTGCTGCGCCCGGGTCATGAAGTCGGCCAGCCGGTCGAGCGTCTCCCGGGGAGACTGCCGCTGCAGCAGCATCTTCTGGTGCTCCTCGGTCACCCGCACCTCCAGAAACTCCCCCATCTCCGGCAGGTAGTTGGGATACCAGTTCTGCAGGATGGCCGGGTCCGTGACCATTTCCACGAAGGACCGGTAGAGACCCTGTCCGAAGGCGGGGTCCTCCATCGCACTGGCGAAGGGCGGGATCATGTTGACGTCCCTGCAGTACCGGAGCCGTTGTTCGGGCGCCATCAGCCAGCCGAGAAACGTCCAGGCTTCATCCTTGTGCGGGGAAGCCGACGACATGGCTGTATACCCCCCGTCGGACAGGGCCACGCGGGCCCTGGGGCCGGCGGGCATGACCGTGATGGCGAGGCTGTCTTCGTCCAGGCCGTGCTCCAGGCAGGTCCGGACGACCTCGGGGTCCTGCTCCATCGTGCCGCAGAGCCCCGACCAGAATCCCTGGACCAGTTCGTTGAAACCCCAGTTCAGCGAGTCGGGCGGCGCGAGTCCGTCCTGGTAGAGGTCGTTCCAGTAGGACAGGCCTGCCACGTGGTCCGGACTGTTGATAATGCACCGGTGGTCTTCGTCGAACCAGGCGTTCGACCCGGCGTATTCCTGGGCGATGGCCCACCACGACCAGAAACCGCCCCGGGCGCCCCGGAGCGCGTATCCGTAACGCTGGCGGGAAGGGTCCGTGATCTTTTCAAGCAGTACACGCCACTCCTCGCGCGTCTCCGCAGGCGCCAGGCCGTATTCGTCGAGCCACTCGGTGCGGTAGAACATGGAACGGACGGCCACCTCCGTGGGCAGGCCGAAGACCTGGTCGCCGTCGAAGGCCATCGTCGCCCGGGTCAGCCTCTTCACCTGTTCCGAGTAGCCCTGGAGATGGGGCCAGTCCCGCACCCATGGTCCGAGGTCCTCGAGGGCGCCCATGGCCCGGAACTCGGTCACCCACCAGCTGGGAATGGTCATGACGTCGGGCGGCGCACCGCCCAGGATGGCGGTGAGATACTTCGAATGGGCCTGGTCCCAGGGCACCTTGATGTGCTCGATCCGGATGCCTGGATGGATCTCCATGAACTCCGCGATGAGCGGTTCAAGAGACCGGTGCTTCTCCCGCGTCTGGGCCGTCATGAAACGCACGGTCTTCCGGTCAGCCTGGCCGGCCCGGCCGGTCCGGCCCGCCCCGTCGTCACCGCCGCCGCAAGCTGACACG
This window of the Gemmatimonadota bacterium genome carries:
- a CDS encoding sugar ABC transporter substrate-binding protein, with amino-acid sequence MSRREALKVGGGALLGGGALLGAAVSACGGGDDGAGRTGRAGQADRKTVRFMTAQTREKHRSLEPLIAEFMEIHPGIRIEHIKVPWDQAHSKYLTAILGGAPPDVMTIPSWWVTEFRAMGALEDLGPWVRDWPHLQGYSEQVKRLTRATMAFDGDQVFGLPTEVAVRSMFYRTEWLDEYGLAPAETREEWRVLLEKITDPSRQRYGYALRGARGGFWSWWAIAQEYAGSNAWFDEDHRCIINSPDHVAGLSYWNDLYQDGLAPPDSLNWGFNELVQGFWSGLCGTMEQDPEVVRTCLEHGLDEDSLAITVMPAGPRARVALSDGGYTAMSSASPHKDEAWTFLGWLMAPEQRLRYCRDVNMIPPFASAMEDPAFGQGLYRSFVEMVTDPAILQNWYPNYLPEMGEFLEVRVTEEHQKMLLQRQSPRETLDRLADFMTRAQQKYVDRYGPETPRPPA